The following proteins are encoded in a genomic region of Alnus glutinosa chromosome 8, dhAlnGlut1.1, whole genome shotgun sequence:
- the LOC133875412 gene encoding putative disease resistance RPP13-like protein 3 isoform X1 yields the protein MATDLLTPVVHYLVQLIDEEARLFGGVKDEVSSLQEELSFIYNYLDPSEGKPKEHAISKVVIGQIREKAYEAEDVIDTFILNTSKHRRRNPLKKIIYGPEHAKTLLDVARTIESLNKEINKIFANSTKYAGERAEASVDADQSEALQRRRRVVEEDDVVGFNNNLMALEKLFKANGEELDVISIIGMGGLGKTTLARKIYNTTHFRWRFPRRAWVYVSQHDKTRELLFKILKEMPISDELRRKVEGMGEGELKETLSKYLSEESYLVVMDDIWKTDFWDEVRSVFPNNSNGSRILITSRNKAVTSKASHTPPYILPFLNKDESWKLFHKKVFRGGECRPELEPLARQLAQGCCGLPLSIVVLGGLLANEKQELLTWSKFVRVNRYLTQCKDILALSYTYLPRHLKPCFLYLGAYPEDLEIPVRQLINLWVAEGFIQHTHNIDHLEDVAEDYLEQLIDRSLIQVASKRTDRRSVKTCRIHDLLRDLCISQSVEEKFLDIRTEINHLSSNKSRRLSIQGSIDPYISSNPSHPTFTRSLLFLGQDTNDFDPNHWSWVHENFKLVRVLNFGHVNISIPRSIERLIHLRYMGIKSDTLKVIPPSICNLTNLETLDMRGTFLNRLPKGIWKMRRLKNLYMSGAVSFPEDLDPEVKALWSLQVLSTVSLTPQNVRLIVEAKLAQIRKLGIWFASNESNSQVVDVLKSLIHLPHLQTLKIINCSERPGFLISYPPKITKITLRQVCFEVSGGMKVLGELPNLLILKLQRCLVSNNCLQVIEGSTFPQLEVLKLENLRIKEWKQERGAFLCLKHLVIKGCTELTVLPSELWSLCALRDVEVLWSNIGSVITLQESQRNLGFNLLIDPLPGDNFYQ from the coding sequence ATGGCCACCGATCTACTTACTCCCGTCGTACATTACTTGGTCCAGCTAATCGATGAGGAAGCAAGACTCTTTGGTGGAGTGAAGGATGAAGTCAGTTCACTTCAGGAGGAGCTCAGTTTCATATATAACTACCTGGATCCTTCCGAGGGGAAGCCGAAGGAGCATGCCATATCGAAGGTGGTAATCGGGCAAATTAGGGAGAAGGCTTACGAGGCTGAGGATGTAATCGACACATTCATCCTCAACACCTCAAAACACAGGAGGAGGAACCCGCTGAAAAAGATAATTTATGGGCCAGAGCACGCAAAAACGCTTCTCGATGTAGCAAGGACGATAGAAAGCCTCAACAAAGAAATCAATAAAATCTTCGCCAATAGCACAAAGTACGCCGGTGAAAGAGCTGAAGCTAGTGTAGATGCAGATCAGTCCGAGGCACTGCAGAGACGTAGGAGAGTAGTCGAAGAAGATGACGTGGTGGGCTTCAATAATAACTTAATGGCATTGGAGAAGCTTTTTAAAGCAAACGGTGAAGAGCTTGATGTCATTTCAATCATCGGCATGGGTGGGTTGGGGAAGACAACTCTTGCAAGGAAAATCTATAACACTACTCACTTCAGGTGGCGCTTCCCCCGCCGTGCTTGGGTGTATGTATCTCAACATGACAAAACTCGAGAGCTgttgtttaaaattttaaaggagaTGCCAATATCAGATGAGTTGAGAAGGAAGGTCGAAGGCATGGGGGAGGGTGAGTTAAAAGAGACGCTGTCCAAATACTTGAGCGAGGAGAGTTACCTGGTAGTCATGGACGACATCTGGAAAACTGATTTCTGGGATGAGGTAAGATCTGTATTTCCTAATAACTCTAATGGAAGTAGAATATTGATTACCAGTCGTAACAAAGCTGTGACTTCAAAAGCAAGCCATACTCCTCCCTACATTCTCCCATTTCTCAATAAAGATGAAAGCTGGAAACTCTTTCATAAGAAGGTATTTCGAGGAGGAGAATGTCGTCCCGAGTTAGAGCCTCTGGCGAGACAGCTAGCACAAGGCTGTTGTGGCTTACCACTTTCAATTGTGGTATTAGGGGGCCTTTTAGCAAACGAAAAGCAAGAATTGCTAACATGGTCAAAATTTGTTCGAGTAAATCGCTATCTTACACAATGCAAAGACATACTAGCCTTGAGCTACACCTACTTGCCCCGGCACTTGAAACCTTGCTTTTTGTATCTTGGTGCATACCCAGAAGACTTAGAGATTCCTGTAAGGCAATTGATTAATCTATGGGTAGCCGAGGGTTTCATACAGCACACTCACAATATAGATCACCTAGAAGATGTTGCTGAAGACTACTTGGAGCAGCTCATTGATCGAAGCTTGATCCAGGTGGCTAGCAAGAGGACAGACAGAAGATCAGTAAAGACGTGTCGTATCCATGATCTTTTACGAGATCTCTGCATATCACAAAGTGTAGAAGAAAAGTTTCTCGATATCCGTACAGAAATTAACCATTTATCTTCGAACAAATCCCGCAGACTTTCCATCCAAGGTAGCATTGATCCATATATTTCTTCAAACCCCTCTCACCCTACATTTACCCGTTCTTTGTTGTTTCTTGGCCAAGATACAAATGATTTTGATCCAAACCACTGGTCATGGGTCCACGAAAACTTCAAGTTAGTTCGGGTGCTTAATTTCGGACATGTAAATATCTCCATTCCCAGAAGCATAGAAAGATTGATCCATTTGAGGTACATGGGTATAAAATCCGATACATTAAAAGTTATTCCACCTTCCATTTGCAACCTTACGAATCTAGAAACGCTTGACATGAGAGGTACTTTTCTGAATCGTTTGCCAAAAGGGATATGGAAAATGCGACGCTTAAAGAATTTGTATATGTCTGGGGCAGTGAGTTTTCCTGAGGATTTGGACCCAGAAGTTAAAGCTCTGTGGAGCCTTCAAGTCCTTTCTACTGTATCCCTTACCCCACAAAATGTACGTCTAATTGTCGAGGCCAAGCTTGCTCAAATAAGGAAATTAGGAATATGGTTTGCGTCTAACGAGAGCAACAGCCAAGTAGTAGATGTTTTGAAAAGCCTCATCCACTTGCCTCATCTTCAAACattgaaaattataaattgttcaGAGCGCCCTGGTTTTCTGATTTCATATCCGCCGaaaatcaccaaaataactTTGCGACAAGTGTGCTTTGAAGTCAGTGGCGGCATGAAAGTGCTGGGAGAACTTCCCAATCTTCTGATACTGAAACTACAAAGATGCTTGGTTTCTAATAATTGCCTCCAAGTCATTGAAGGTTCAACCTTCCCTCAACTCGAAGtcttaaaattagaaaatttgagaattaaAGAATGGAAACAGGAGAGAGGCGCATTCTTATGCCTCAAGCATTTGGTTATCAAAGGATGCACTGAGTTGACCGTCCTCCCTTCGGAACTCTGGAGTTTGTGTGCTTTGCGCGATGTGGAGGTGTTATGGAGCAACATAGGATCAGTAATTACGCTTCAGGAATCGCAGAGAAATCTTGGGTTCAATCTATTGATCGATCCTCTTCCGGGTGACAACTTTTATCAATGA